The Nocardioides sp. S5 genome includes a window with the following:
- a CDS encoding DUF4287 domain-containing protein, whose amino-acid sequence MSYQAYLDAIEKKTGKTPEELLSEAAARGFTPQSKAGDFATWLKDDYDVGRGHAMALFGVFKNGATISDKHVDSGGTHSDPSAELRLDGIDRR is encoded by the coding sequence ATGAGTTACCAGGCTTACCTCGACGCGATCGAGAAGAAGACCGGCAAGACGCCCGAGGAGCTGTTGAGCGAGGCCGCTGCTCGTGGGTTCACCCCGCAGAGCAAGGCGGGCGACTTCGCGACCTGGCTCAAGGACGACTACGACGTGGGCCGGGGTCACGCGATGGCGCTGTTCGGCGTGTTCAAGAACGGCGCGACCATCAGCGACAAGCACGTCGACAGCGGCGGAACCCACTCCGACCCCTCCGCCGAGCTGCGGCTGGACGGCATCGACCGCCGCTGA
- a CDS encoding HNH endonuclease signature motif containing protein — MHPIIECADDLGAALKGVASVEPAFMSVAEKQSALVGLTEARSQLDALLARVLGASDDVAAAHGLRDAAAWLAVETRTTRREVRRDLALGRALEEHPWVATALTSGAVRSEQARVIAEAIDALPSHVEASVRDHAEETLLGLALQHDARELKQIGKRILDVVAPEVGECHEAAVLEAEERRAVAQADFTMSDDGEGRCRGTFVVPSHVGAMLKRHLLALANPARHTEDQLRDESDEWKPLRRRLGEALVEYVERYPVDATPQTAGVNATVVVTMTIEQLLGETATALLDDGTRVSAGQARRLACEAGIIPVVLGTKSVPLDMGRAARLFTKSQRIALGPRDGGCTARGCETSASGCHAHHDDPWSRYGLTDLANGRLLCPRHHRLAHDSTYVMTVHADNTVSFVMRT, encoded by the coding sequence GTGCATCCGATCATCGAGTGTGCCGACGACCTCGGCGCTGCGCTGAAGGGCGTGGCGTCGGTGGAGCCGGCCTTCATGTCGGTGGCGGAGAAGCAGTCGGCGCTGGTGGGGCTCACCGAGGCACGCTCGCAGCTGGATGCGCTGCTCGCGCGGGTGCTGGGCGCGTCGGATGACGTGGCTGCGGCGCACGGGCTGCGCGACGCGGCGGCATGGCTGGCGGTCGAGACCAGGACGACGCGGCGCGAGGTGCGCCGCGACCTGGCGCTGGGACGGGCGCTGGAGGAGCACCCGTGGGTCGCGACGGCGTTGACGTCGGGCGCGGTGCGCTCGGAGCAGGCGCGGGTGATCGCTGAGGCGATCGACGCCCTGCCGTCGCATGTGGAGGCCTCGGTCCGTGACCATGCTGAGGAGACCCTGCTCGGGCTCGCGCTCCAGCACGACGCCCGTGAGCTGAAGCAGATCGGCAAGCGGATCCTCGACGTGGTGGCCCCGGAGGTGGGGGAGTGCCACGAGGCTGCCGTGCTCGAGGCGGAGGAGCGCCGGGCCGTGGCGCAGGCCGACTTCACCATGTCCGACGACGGCGAGGGTCGCTGCCGCGGGACCTTCGTGGTGCCGTCCCACGTGGGCGCGATGTTGAAGCGGCACCTGCTGGCGCTGGCCAACCCGGCCCGCCACACCGAGGACCAGCTGCGCGACGAGTCGGACGAGTGGAAGCCGCTGCGGCGCCGTCTCGGGGAGGCGTTGGTCGAGTACGTCGAGCGCTACCCGGTCGATGCGACGCCGCAGACCGCAGGGGTAAACGCGACCGTCGTGGTCACGATGACGATCGAGCAGCTGCTGGGCGAGACCGCCACGGCTCTGCTCGACGACGGCACGCGGGTGTCCGCTGGCCAGGCGCGACGTCTGGCGTGCGAGGCCGGGATCATCCCGGTGGTGCTCGGCACGAAGTCAGTGCCGCTGGACATGGGCCGCGCGGCGCGGCTCTTCACCAAGTCCCAGCGCATCGCCCTCGGGCCGCGCGACGGCGGCTGCACCGCCCGCGGATGCGAGACCTCAGCCTCCGGGTGTCACGCCCACCACGACGACCCATGGTCCCGATACGGACTCACCGACCTCGCCAACGGTCGGCTCCTGTGCCCTCGCCACCACCGGCTCGCTCACGACTCGACGTACGTGATGACGGTTCACGCGGACAACACGGTCAGCTTCGTGATGCGGACGTAG
- a CDS encoding TrkA C-terminal domain-containing protein: protein MAEIVVHGGSDMVGKKLGESGLDERDITVLTLHRGTQVIPNPRNKTVLEGEDRLLCFGKLEEMRSMIPDRKQRRVKRLLKKNLPPASA, encoded by the coding sequence GTGGCCGAGATCGTGGTCCACGGGGGCTCCGACATGGTCGGCAAGAAGCTCGGCGAGTCCGGCCTCGACGAGCGCGACATCACCGTGCTGACCCTGCACCGCGGCACCCAGGTCATCCCGAACCCCCGCAACAAGACGGTGCTCGAGGGCGAGGACCGGCTGCTGTGCTTCGGCAAGCTCGAGGAGATGCGCTCGATGATCCCGGACCGCAAGCAGCGGCGGGTGAAGCGGCTGCTGAAGAAGAACCTGCCGCCGGCCAGCGCTTGA
- a CDS encoding RimK/LysX family protein, which yields MPSDSQQPVTAKVVVGWREWVALPQADVDWVKAKIDTGARSSSIHAFDLEAHDVDGQEWVRFSIHPWQRSDEDHVELSLPVLDRREVRSSNGLTEQRYAVAMDVRLAGRTITTVMTLSNRDEMGFRMLIGREALERGFLVDSAVSYAGGKPKRAVRRKNWGK from the coding sequence GTGCCGAGCGACTCCCAGCAGCCCGTGACCGCGAAGGTCGTCGTCGGCTGGCGTGAGTGGGTCGCGCTGCCGCAGGCCGACGTCGACTGGGTGAAGGCCAAGATCGACACCGGCGCGCGCTCCTCGTCGATCCACGCCTTCGACCTCGAAGCCCACGACGTCGACGGTCAGGAGTGGGTGCGCTTCTCCATCCACCCCTGGCAGCGCTCCGACGAGGACCACGTCGAGCTCAGCCTGCCGGTGCTCGACCGGCGCGAGGTGCGCAGCAGCAACGGCCTCACCGAGCAGAGGTACGCCGTCGCGATGGACGTACGCCTCGCCGGTCGCACCATCACCACCGTCATGACGCTGAGCAACCGCGACGAGATGGGCTTCCGGATGCTGATCGGGCGCGAGGCGCTCGAGCGCGGCTTCCTCGTCGACTCCGCGGTGTCCTACGCCGGCGGGAAGCCCAAGCGGGCCGTACGCCGCAAGAACTGGGGCAAGTAG
- a CDS encoding succinylglutamate desuccinylase/aspartoacylase family protein: MARESFAIGGVRIRAGTVRALELPITRLVTGADVDLPVRVVHGREDGPSVWIDAAIHGDEVAGVEIVRQVMAGLDAKTFRGTLVAVPIVNVLGFMTGDRYLPDRRDLNRSFPGSARGSLAGRIAYLFMKEIVAGCEVGIDLHTGSDRRSNLPQVRADLDDPGTRDLAAAFGAPVMLHAKIRDGSLRHAAREQGAKVLLYEGGENLRFDSYAVDAGVIGVRRVLAALGMTEPVVEPTAEPSLECRSSGWVRARRTGILHLDVALGQKVSDGERLGTLFDSFGKTLRAVYANRDGIVIGRTEAPLVNSGDAVVHIAN; the protein is encoded by the coding sequence GTGGCGCGCGAGTCCTTCGCCATCGGCGGCGTACGCATCCGAGCCGGCACGGTCCGCGCCCTCGAGCTCCCGATCACCCGCCTGGTCACCGGCGCCGACGTCGACCTCCCGGTCCGCGTCGTGCACGGGCGCGAGGACGGGCCGAGCGTCTGGATCGACGCCGCGATCCACGGCGACGAGGTCGCGGGTGTGGAGATCGTGCGCCAGGTGATGGCCGGGCTCGACGCGAAGACCTTCCGCGGGACGCTGGTCGCGGTGCCGATCGTCAACGTGCTCGGCTTCATGACCGGCGACCGCTACCTGCCCGACCGCCGCGACCTCAACCGGTCGTTCCCCGGCTCCGCGCGCGGTTCGCTCGCCGGCCGGATCGCCTACCTCTTCATGAAGGAGATCGTCGCCGGCTGCGAGGTCGGCATCGACCTCCACACCGGCTCCGACCGTCGCAGCAACCTGCCGCAGGTCCGGGCCGACCTCGACGACCCCGGCACCCGCGACCTGGCCGCCGCCTTCGGTGCACCGGTGATGCTGCACGCCAAGATCCGCGACGGCTCCCTGCGCCACGCTGCGCGCGAGCAGGGCGCGAAGGTGCTGCTCTACGAGGGCGGGGAGAACCTCCGCTTCGACTCCTACGCCGTCGACGCCGGCGTGATCGGCGTACGCCGCGTGCTGGCCGCGCTTGGCATGACCGAACCGGTGGTCGAGCCGACCGCCGAGCCCAGCCTCGAGTGCCGCTCCAGCGGGTGGGTCCGCGCGCGGCGCACCGGCATCCTGCACCTCGACGTCGCGCTCGGGCAGAAGGTCAGCGACGGCGAGCGGCTCGGCACGCTCTTCGACTCCTTCGGCAAGACGCTGCGCGCGGTCTACGCCAACCGCGACGGCATCGTCATCGGCCGCACCGAGGCCCCCCTGGTCAACTCCGGCGACGCCGTGGTGCACATCGCCAACTAG
- a CDS encoding cysteine desulfurase-like protein — protein MSFDVAAFRAHFPSLDSGIAHFDNPGGTQTPAVVGEAIARAMTGPMSQRGAATVSQRNAEAAVAGFRSAVADLVGGEPGGVVHGRSATALTYDFSRTLARSWSPGDEVVVCELDHDSNVRPWIQAAERAGAPVRWLRLVPETGELDLSSLDVIGERTRLVALTAASNLLGTRPPVDAVARRAHEVGALVHVDAVHHTAHAAPDLRSMGADFLVCSPYKFFGPHCGALVADPDLLETLRPDKLLPSTDAVPERFELGTLPYELLAGVSAAVDLIASFAPDGGSRRSRLVAAAALIADHEARLRTRIEDGLADLGDHLELHSRAADRTSTLFVTLRDRLPVDAYEFLAERDVLVPAGTFYAHETFRALGLPVDSGLRIGLAAYNDDSDVDRLLTGLGEFFSS, from the coding sequence ATGTCCTTCGACGTGGCGGCCTTCCGCGCCCACTTCCCGTCCCTCGACTCGGGGATCGCGCACTTCGACAACCCCGGCGGCACGCAGACCCCGGCCGTCGTGGGCGAGGCGATCGCCCGCGCGATGACCGGTCCGATGTCGCAGCGCGGCGCCGCGACGGTGAGCCAGCGCAATGCCGAGGCCGCGGTGGCCGGGTTCCGCTCGGCCGTGGCCGACCTGGTCGGCGGCGAGCCGGGCGGCGTGGTCCACGGCCGCAGTGCCACCGCGCTGACGTACGACTTCTCCCGCACGCTCGCGCGCAGCTGGTCGCCGGGTGACGAGGTCGTCGTCTGCGAGCTCGACCACGACTCCAACGTGCGCCCGTGGATCCAGGCCGCGGAGCGCGCCGGCGCGCCCGTGCGGTGGCTGCGGCTGGTGCCGGAGACCGGCGAGCTCGACCTCTCCTCGCTCGACGTCATCGGCGAGCGCACCCGGCTGGTCGCGCTGACCGCCGCCTCCAACCTGCTCGGCACCCGCCCGCCGGTCGACGCCGTGGCGCGGCGCGCGCACGAGGTGGGCGCGCTCGTCCACGTCGACGCGGTGCACCACACTGCCCACGCGGCGCCGGACCTGCGGTCGATGGGCGCCGACTTCCTGGTGTGCTCGCCCTACAAGTTCTTCGGGCCGCACTGCGGCGCGCTCGTCGCCGACCCGGACCTGCTCGAGACGCTGCGCCCGGACAAGCTGCTGCCGTCGACCGACGCCGTGCCGGAGCGCTTCGAGCTCGGCACGCTGCCCTACGAGCTGCTCGCTGGCGTGAGCGCCGCGGTCGACCTGATCGCCTCGTTCGCCCCCGACGGCGGCTCGCGTCGGTCCCGCCTGGTCGCGGCCGCAGCTCTCATTGCCGACCACGAGGCGCGCCTGCGCACCCGCATCGAGGACGGCCTGGCCGACCTCGGCGACCACCTCGAGCTGCACTCGCGCGCAGCCGACCGCACGTCGACGCTCTTCGTCACCCTGCGCGACCGGCTGCCGGTCGACGCCTACGAGTTCCTCGCCGAGCGCGACGTGCTGGTGCCGGCCGGCACCTTCTACGCCCACGAGACCTTCCGTGCCCTCGGCCTGCCCGTCGACTCGGGCCTGCGGATCGGGCTCGCGGCCTACAACGACGACAGCGACGTCGACCGGCTGCTCACCGGGCTCGGGGAGTTCTTCTCGTCCTGA
- a CDS encoding DNA polymerase IV: protein MNHWVLHVDMDQFLVAVELLRRPELVGLPVVVGGRGDPTERAVVSTASYEARAHGVRSGLALRLAKRRCPDAVFLPVDFPVYEAASARVMETLRATPGAVVEVLGWDEAFVGLETDDPLAAAHSIRAAVREATDLHCSVGIGDTLVRAKIATDFGKPQGTFRLTRDNWMDVMGERPTTALWGIGAKIGARLEAIGIRTVADLAAAEEQALVAAFGPASGAHLGRLGRGGGCDRPDDTPWVARAHGRETTYQSDLATPDEVRDALAQLAARVVDDVRKEDRAVQRVHLKVRFAPFFTFTKVRKLPEPTFDADVIAATAYALYLALDDQRPVRLLGVRGEMVAPEGGY from the coding sequence GTGAACCACTGGGTGCTCCACGTCGACATGGACCAGTTCCTCGTCGCGGTCGAGCTGCTGCGCCGACCCGAGCTGGTCGGCCTGCCCGTCGTGGTCGGCGGGCGGGGCGACCCGACCGAGCGCGCGGTGGTGTCCACGGCGTCGTACGAAGCACGCGCGCACGGCGTACGCAGCGGGCTGGCGCTGAGGCTCGCCAAGCGGCGTTGCCCGGACGCGGTCTTCCTGCCGGTCGACTTCCCGGTCTACGAGGCCGCCTCGGCTCGGGTGATGGAGACCCTGCGCGCGACGCCCGGCGCGGTCGTGGAGGTGCTGGGGTGGGACGAGGCCTTCGTCGGCCTCGAGACGGACGACCCGCTCGCGGCCGCCCACTCCATCCGGGCCGCGGTGCGCGAGGCCACCGACCTGCACTGCTCGGTCGGGATCGGCGACACGCTCGTGCGGGCCAAGATCGCGACCGACTTCGGCAAGCCGCAGGGCACCTTCCGGCTCACGCGCGACAACTGGATGGACGTGATGGGCGAGCGCCCGACGACCGCGCTGTGGGGCATCGGCGCGAAGATCGGCGCCCGGCTGGAGGCGATCGGCATCCGCACGGTCGCCGACCTGGCCGCAGCGGAGGAGCAAGCGCTCGTCGCCGCCTTCGGGCCGGCCAGCGGCGCCCACCTCGGCCGGCTCGGCCGTGGGGGCGGCTGCGACCGGCCGGACGACACCCCGTGGGTGGCCCGGGCGCACGGCCGCGAGACGACCTACCAGTCCGACCTCGCCACGCCCGACGAGGTGCGTGACGCACTGGCCCAGCTCGCGGCGCGGGTCGTGGACGACGTACGCAAGGAGGACCGCGCCGTGCAGCGGGTGCACCTCAAGGTCCGCTTCGCGCCCTTCTTCACCTTCACCAAGGTCCGCAAGCTCCCCGAGCCGACCTTCGACGCCGACGTCATCGCCGCCACGGCGTACGCCCTCTACCTCGCGCTCGACGACCAGCGGCCGGTCCGGCTGCTCGGGGTGCGGGGCGAGATGGTGGCGCCGGAGGGCGGCTACTGA
- a CDS encoding SigE family RNA polymerase sigma factor — translation MRRERREAEFTEFYLSRRLPLRRTAYLVVRDWHTAEDLTQQSMVKLYAAWPRVRSDTADAYARRIVVNECLSHLRRRRDVPVEQLPDHHETGPEPVVLDVGAALDLLPARQRAVIALRFLDDLSVADVADALGVAEGTVKSQTAKALATLRTHLPALVLTEEHR, via the coding sequence ATGCGGCGAGAGCGACGCGAGGCGGAGTTCACCGAGTTCTACCTGTCTCGGCGGCTCCCGTTGCGCCGTACGGCGTACCTGGTCGTCCGGGACTGGCACACCGCGGAGGACCTCACCCAGCAGTCGATGGTCAAGCTCTACGCCGCCTGGCCCCGGGTGCGCAGCGACACCGCCGACGCCTACGCCCGCCGCATCGTCGTCAACGAGTGCCTGAGCCACCTGCGCCGCCGGCGCGACGTCCCGGTCGAGCAGCTGCCCGACCACCACGAGACCGGGCCGGAGCCGGTCGTCCTCGACGTGGGAGCGGCGCTCGACCTCCTCCCTGCGCGGCAACGGGCGGTCATCGCGCTGCGATTCCTCGACGACCTCTCGGTCGCCGACGTGGCTGATGCCCTGGGCGTCGCGGAGGGCACCGTCAAGAGCCAGACCGCCAAGGCCCTGGCCACGCTTCGCACCCACCTGCCCGCGCTGGTCCTGACCGAGGAGCACCGATGA
- a CDS encoding ABC transporter permease yields the protein MLRLTWRNLLARKVRLLMSTLAIVLGIGFLAGVMTFSTGLNATFDNIVKGSTSDALVRPAGDIQGANAGVGTTQVITPADVETLDALPEVEDAVGSVDGIGSFLLGEDGKLVGGQGAPTLAFNYAPTENMAGEQILELTAGEWPSEPGEVTLDTSSAERGSYAVGDEVTMIVPTLGETRRTFTLVGTADFNGGGTAGATLVLLDTAEAQEIFLDGQDAFTSVALTAADGVSQTELAAAADAVVPDGFAGVTGDEVVKETQDQIGQFLDVISIFLTTFAVIAIVVGAFIIFNTFSILVSQRVRESALLRALGASKRQVTRSVLIEAFLMSVVGATLGLLLGLGLSRLLAGLFRTFGLDIAGEVLTLTPFTIAAGYVTGILVTMVAAFVPARRAAKVPPVAAMRDDLVVQEKGMGRRLVLGSIAMVVGIALAAAGLTGAPGTDAIWIGAGAVIWVITTAVLAPVLGKPVLLACRSVFGRVFGTAGRLAGENALRNPRRTGATASALMIGLAVVSAVGVLASSLSATNDKVVDDAFRSDFLVQMPTFQGFPAQYGDRMEDVDGVDLVSRQQGTPVSVDVDGRSDQSFAAGVDQAYFEIYDLTMVEGTDDISGRQALLSEGRAADLGARPGDTIDVSFPGGETIPVEVVGVFEDSPTTGGITVPLSVLEDAGIKRSDSSLSITVEEGADRAAVKQELEDVVEELPILSVQDKVEFKELISGQVNQLLYVIYGLLALAVIIAVIGIVNTLGLSVLERTREIGLLRAVGLSRRRLRTMITLESVAIALLGAVLGMVLGLVIGVVLRQSLKDDLTELSLPLDNLLVFLVVAVIFGVLAAIVPAIRASRMKVLDAIATE from the coding sequence ATGCTCCGCCTGACCTGGCGCAACCTGCTCGCTCGCAAGGTGCGCCTGCTGATGAGCACGCTCGCGATCGTGCTCGGCATCGGCTTCCTCGCCGGTGTGATGACCTTCAGCACCGGCCTCAACGCGACCTTCGACAACATCGTCAAGGGCTCCACCTCCGACGCGCTCGTGCGTCCCGCCGGCGACATCCAGGGCGCCAACGCCGGGGTCGGCACGACCCAGGTGATCACGCCCGCCGATGTCGAGACCCTCGACGCGCTGCCGGAGGTCGAGGACGCGGTCGGCTCCGTCGACGGCATCGGCTCCTTCCTACTGGGCGAGGACGGCAAGCTCGTCGGTGGCCAGGGTGCCCCGACGCTGGCCTTCAACTACGCCCCGACCGAGAACATGGCCGGCGAGCAGATCCTCGAGCTCACCGCCGGCGAGTGGCCCTCCGAGCCGGGTGAGGTCACCCTCGACACGTCGTCCGCGGAGCGCGGGTCGTACGCCGTCGGCGACGAGGTCACGATGATCGTGCCGACCCTCGGGGAGACCCGGCGGACCTTCACCCTGGTCGGCACGGCCGACTTCAACGGCGGCGGCACCGCCGGCGCCACCCTCGTCCTGCTCGACACCGCCGAGGCGCAGGAGATCTTCCTCGACGGCCAGGACGCCTTCACCAGTGTCGCGCTCACCGCCGCCGACGGCGTCTCCCAGACCGAGCTCGCTGCGGCCGCCGACGCGGTCGTGCCCGACGGCTTCGCGGGCGTGACCGGCGACGAGGTGGTCAAGGAGACGCAGGACCAGATCGGCCAGTTCCTCGACGTCATCTCGATCTTCCTCACCACCTTCGCGGTCATCGCGATCGTGGTGGGCGCCTTCATCATCTTCAACACCTTCTCGATCCTCGTCTCGCAACGGGTGCGCGAGTCCGCGTTGCTGCGCGCGCTCGGTGCCAGCAAGCGGCAGGTCACCCGGTCGGTGCTCATCGAGGCGTTCTTGATGTCGGTGGTCGGTGCCACGCTCGGCCTGCTGCTGGGCCTGGGCCTCTCGCGCCTGCTGGCGGGGCTCTTCCGCACCTTCGGCCTCGACATCGCCGGCGAGGTGCTGACCCTGACGCCCTTCACCATCGCCGCCGGCTACGTCACCGGCATCCTGGTGACGATGGTCGCCGCCTTCGTGCCGGCCCGACGCGCCGCCAAGGTCCCGCCGGTCGCCGCGATGCGCGACGACCTGGTCGTGCAGGAGAAGGGGATGGGCCGGCGCCTGGTGCTCGGCTCGATCGCCATGGTCGTCGGCATCGCGCTGGCGGCCGCAGGTCTCACCGGCGCCCCCGGCACCGACGCGATCTGGATCGGCGCCGGCGCGGTCATCTGGGTGATCACCACCGCCGTGCTCGCCCCGGTGCTCGGCAAGCCCGTCCTGCTGGCGTGCCGGTCGGTCTTCGGCCGCGTCTTCGGCACGGCGGGTCGCCTCGCCGGCGAGAACGCGCTGCGCAACCCGCGGCGTACGGGTGCCACCGCTTCCGCGCTGATGATCGGCCTCGCCGTCGTCTCCGCGGTCGGGGTGCTCGCCTCGTCCCTCAGCGCGACGAACGACAAGGTCGTCGACGACGCCTTCCGGAGCGACTTCCTCGTCCAGATGCCGACCTTCCAGGGCTTCCCGGCGCAGTACGGCGACCGCATGGAGGACGTCGACGGCGTCGACCTCGTCTCCCGCCAGCAGGGCACGCCCGTCAGCGTCGACGTGGACGGCCGGTCGGACCAGAGCTTCGCGGCCGGCGTCGACCAGGCCTACTTCGAGATCTACGACCTCACCATGGTCGAGGGCACCGACGACATCTCGGGCCGCCAGGCCCTGCTCAGCGAGGGTCGCGCGGCCGACCTCGGCGCGCGTCCCGGCGACACCATCGACGTCTCCTTCCCCGGCGGCGAGACGATCCCCGTCGAGGTCGTCGGCGTCTTCGAGGACAGCCCCACCACCGGTGGCATCACGGTCCCGCTGTCGGTGCTCGAGGACGCCGGCATCAAGCGCAGCGACTCCAGCCTCAGCATCACGGTCGAGGAGGGCGCCGACCGCGCCGCGGTCAAGCAGGAGCTCGAGGACGTCGTCGAGGAGCTGCCGATCCTCTCGGTGCAGGACAAGGTCGAGTTCAAGGAGCTCATCAGCGGCCAGGTCAACCAGCTGCTCTACGTGATCTACGGCCTGCTCGCCCTCGCCGTGATCATCGCGGTCATCGGCATCGTCAACACCCTGGGCCTCAGCGTCCTGGAGCGGACCCGCGAGATCGGGCTGCTGCGCGCCGTCGGGCTCTCGCGGCGCCGGCTGCGGACGATGATCACCCTCGAGTCGGTGGCGATCGCGCTGCTCGGCGCGGTGCTCGGCATGGTGCTGGGGCTGGTGATCGGCGTGGTCCTGCGGCAGTCGCTCAAGGACGACCTCACCGAGCTCTCGCTGCCGCTGGACAACCTCCTGGTCTTCCTCGTGGTGGCCGTGATCTTCGGTGTGCTCGCCGCGATCGTCCCCGCGATCCGTGCCTCACGGATGAAGGTGCTGGACGCGATCGCGACCGAGTAG
- a CDS encoding ABC transporter ATP-binding protein — MTEHTLGEATHGVAASAHDLVKTYGKGEAEVRALDGVTIDLMQGEFTAVMGPSGSGKSTLMHCLAALDTPTSGEAVVDGTALGKLKDKDLTTLRRERVGFVFQSFNLVPTLTAEENILLPLNLAGRKPDRAWFDQVVDAVGLRPRLGHRPSEMSGGQQQRVACARALVSQPKIVFADEPTGNLDSTSSAEVLGFLRRSVDEFGQTVVMVTHDPVAASYTDRVVFLADGRIVDELRNPDRDQILEKMVGLQDAASAKAAG; from the coding sequence ATGACTGAGCACACCCTGGGGGAGGCGACGCACGGCGTCGCAGCGAGCGCGCACGACCTGGTGAAGACCTACGGCAAGGGCGAGGCGGAGGTGCGAGCCCTCGACGGCGTCACGATCGACCTGATGCAGGGCGAGTTCACCGCGGTGATGGGCCCGTCGGGCTCCGGCAAGTCGACCCTCATGCACTGCCTGGCGGCCCTCGACACCCCGACCTCGGGGGAGGCCGTCGTCGACGGCACGGCGCTGGGCAAGCTCAAGGACAAGGACCTCACGACGCTGCGCCGCGAGCGCGTCGGCTTCGTCTTCCAGTCCTTCAACCTGGTGCCGACCCTGACCGCGGAGGAGAACATCCTCCTGCCGCTCAACCTCGCCGGCCGCAAGCCCGACCGGGCGTGGTTCGATCAGGTCGTCGACGCCGTCGGCCTGCGCCCGCGCCTGGGCCACCGCCCCTCGGAGATGTCGGGCGGGCAGCAGCAGCGCGTCGCCTGCGCCCGCGCCCTGGTCAGCCAGCCGAAGATCGTCTTCGCCGACGAGCCCACCGGCAACCTCGACTCGACCAGCAGCGCGGAGGTGCTGGGCTTCCTGCGCCGCAGCGTCGACGAGTTCGGCCAGACGGTCGTGATGGTGACGCACGACCCGGTCGCGGCGTCGTACACCGACCGCGTCGTCTTCCTCGCCGACGGCCGCATCGTCGACGAGCTGCGCAACCCCGATCGGGACCAGATCCTCGAGAAGATGGTCGGCCTCCAGGACGCCGCGTCCGCGAAGGCGGCGGGCTGA
- a CDS encoding LysE/ArgO family amino acid transporter, with protein MGDIAAGLLTGLSLIIAIGAQNAFVLRQGLRRSHVGLVVAICALSDVVLILAGVAGIGVVVDRAPWAIEVIRWLGVAFLTVYGISSLLRARRPQALAVGADVVESRTGVVVRAVALTWLNPHVYLDTVLLLGSIAATRGDPGRWWFALGACVASIAWFAGLGRGARLAAPRLASPRAWQVLDVLIGVVMLAIAVRLALGA; from the coding sequence GTGGGAGACATCGCGGCGGGGCTGCTCACGGGCCTGTCCCTCATCATCGCGATCGGCGCGCAGAACGCCTTCGTGCTGAGGCAGGGTCTGCGCCGCAGCCACGTCGGGCTGGTCGTCGCCATCTGCGCGCTGTCCGACGTCGTCCTCATCCTCGCCGGGGTCGCCGGCATCGGCGTCGTCGTCGACCGCGCCCCGTGGGCGATCGAGGTGATCCGCTGGCTCGGCGTCGCCTTCCTCACCGTCTACGGCATCTCCTCCCTGCTGCGCGCCCGGCGCCCGCAGGCCCTCGCGGTGGGCGCCGACGTGGTGGAGTCGCGTACGGGCGTGGTGGTCCGCGCCGTCGCGCTGACCTGGCTCAACCCGCACGTCTACCTCGACACGGTCCTGCTGCTCGGCTCCATCGCCGCGACCCGCGGCGACCCCGGTCGCTGGTGGTTCGCCCTGGGGGCTTGCGTGGCGAGCATCGCGTGGTTCGCAGGCCTCGGCCGCGGTGCGCGTCTGGCCGCGCCCCGGCTGGCCAGCCCTCGTGCGTGGCAGGTGCTCGACGTGCTGATCGGGGTCGTGATGCTCGCGATCGCCGTACGCCTCGCGCTCGGTGCCTGA